In a single window of the Rhopalosiphum padi isolate XX-2018 chromosome 1, ASM2088224v1, whole genome shotgun sequence genome:
- the LOC132926192 gene encoding zinc finger protein 248-like, which translates to MEFTQNNHLTMRRQTGIREKKPYLRYVSNQRIVIDSELTVHPRMCTDKSYPSCGVCGKEFSSNSVLAVHQRTHTGVKPYDCNDCGKSFSQKTNLINHLRTHTGEKPYDCYVCGKSFSQKSSLTRHLRKHTGKKPYRCVVYVTRSLV; encoded by the coding sequence atggaaTTTACACAAAACAATCATCTGACGATGCGCCGACAGACAGGAATAAGAGAGAAGAAACCCTATCTGCGTTACGTTTCTAATCAGAGGATTGTCATCGATAGCGAGTTGACAGTGCACCCGCGTATGTGTACTGATAAATCATACCCATCATGCGGCGTATGTGGCAAGGAGTTTAGCAGTAATAGCGTACTGGCGGTACACCAGCGGACGCACACGGGCGTAAAACCGTACGATTGTAATGACTGTGGTAAGTCGTTCTCTCAAAAAACTAATTTGATTAACCACTTGCGGACGCATACAGGCGAGAAGCCGTACGACTGTTACGTGTGCGGTAAGTCATTTTctcaaaaaagtagtttaacTAGGCACCTGCGGAAGCACACCGGTAAAAAACCGTACCGCTGTGTGGTGTATGTGACAAGAAGTTTAGTTTGA